One Cryptomeria japonica chromosome 9, Sugi_1.0, whole genome shotgun sequence genomic window carries:
- the LOC131079678 gene encoding uncharacterized protein LOC131079678 isoform X1 produces MNMEGYPFKRLPHNGDSNGLSYFTNGNGKKTQYAFKGRTNSSKSGGSVIFESWRWKAAICIFMACFLAADFMLQGTITTLLRHYDTTDSEKKPNLADPTAVRFEPNLTEILDSGDRIKFVPFKLLGKFREKNGGTNSTPDMEQKKRFPIKAPRIALVTGDLSRSPDLLLLLSVAKALQALGYVLELYSLEDGPVRAVWEKIGTTTNILQSNLHQPFMVDWLNYDGVVVNSLEAKCVISSLMQDPFKMVPVVWIINENSLGMRLRRYTSSEHKKHISDWKSAFGRADVVVFPDYSMPMMYSILDCGNFFVIPGSPKETWEAEHFMAVHTRHEMQPKLGFTSDNFVIVVVGSPFSYPGVWKEHALVMQAIVPIIAEFNVDKVMNGSLRVAFVNNNLNSTYGVALQAIALQLGFPAGVVRYICSDDDVNSIMSIADLVVYGSIHEEQAFPSVLLRAMSFKKPIIAPNLTVIQKYVEDRKHGFLFPLGNVRMMTEVLTMAISSGKLSVLAHKIAFEGSLHAKNLMASNSIEGYSAILENILQLPSETAVPLPASEIPGTIRGKWQWQLMEETLESDDKYLKQDLKKTSIVFQVEELRTESPPQEDFSLNGSIIQEETFSLSDWKEEKEKEMAEDRERREEEELEERRDRMKRTWEEVYRSAKRAERSKSELHERDDGELERTGQPLCIYEPYHGQGAWPFLHHRALYRGIGLSTKGRRPGADDVDAPARLPLLNDAYYRDALCEYGALFAIANRVDRIHKNSWIGFQSWRAVGQKVSLSVSAEKTLTEAIERGKHGDAVYFWARMDRDARIASGGAALPWQEGFWPFCDAINAGNCRIVFSDTLKRMYGLPKTWMAVPPMPSDGDSWSVLHSWAMPTKSFLELVMFARMFVDALDTQHYNEHHDNGKCCLSLSKDPHCYCRMLELLMNVWAYHSARRMIYVNPETGQMEEQHKLKSRRGRMWVKWFNFNLLKSMDEDLAEVDDSEHPTKRWLWPSTGEVYWQGIYERERHRRNRLKMEKKKKSKDKLVRMRSRYRQKSLGKFVKPPPEELSNSNETYIKLPTEEFSNSTKLYVKLPLDKFSNSTET; encoded by the exons ATGAATATGGAAGGTTATCCATTCAAACGATTGCCACACAATGGCGATTCAAATGGCTTGAGCTACTTCACCAATGGCAACGGAAAAAAAACACAATATGCCTTCAAAGGCCGCACAAATTCAAGCAAGAGTGGCGGGTCTGTCATATTCGAATCTTGGCGATGGAAAGCCGCGATCTGCATATTTATGGCATGTTTTTTGGCGGCAGATTTCATGCTTCAGGGCACCATAACTACGTTGCTGAGACATTATGACACTACTGATTCGGAAAAAAAGCCAAATTTGGCAGATCCAACAGCAGTCAGATTTGAGCCAAATTTGACGGAGATTTTAGATTCTGGGGACAGAATAAAATTTGTGCCTTTTAAACTCCTTGGCAAGTTCAGGGAAAAAAATGGAGGGACGAATTCTACTCCAGACATGGAGCAGAAAAAGCGGTTTCCTATCAAAGCGCCTAGAATTGCACTG GTCACTGGGGACCTTTCTAGAAGCCCGGACCTTCTTTTGCTGCTCAGCGTTGCAAAAGCATTGCAAGCATTGGGATATGTTTTGGAG TTGTATTCTCTTGAAGATGGACCTGTTCGTGCTGTTTGGGAGAAGATAGGAACTACCACCAATATACTGCAAAGTAATCTACATCAACCATTCATGGTCGATTGGTTAAA TTATGATGGTGTGGTGGTCAACTCTCTTGAAGCAAAATGTGTCATTTCTAG CCTCATGCAGGATCCTTTTAAAATGGTACCTGTGGTATGGATTATTAATGAGAATTCCTTAGGAATGCGCCTAAGGCGTTATACTTCAAGTGAACATAAAAAACACATCAGTGACTGGAAGTCTGCATTTGGTCGAGCTGATGTGGTTGTCTTTCCAGACTATTCTATGCCG ATGATGTATTCCATACTTGACTGTGGGAACTTCTTTGTTATTCCTGGTTCGCCAAAGGAAACATGGGAGGCAGAACATTTTATGGCTGTACATACAAGACATGAAATGCAACCCAAATTAGGCTTCACATCAGACAACTTTGTAATTGTAGTTGTTGGAAGTCCGTTTTCTTACCCAGGTGTATGGAAGGAGCATGCACTGGTAATGCAGGCAATTGTGCCCATAATTGCAGAATTTAATGTGGACAAAGTTATGAACGGTTCATTAAGGGTTGCCTTTGTTAATAACAATTTAAACAGCACCTATGGCGTGGCTTTGCAG GCAATTGCACTTCAGTTGGGATTTCCAGCTGGGGTTGTGCGATATATTTGTAGTGATGACGATGTCAACAGCATAATGAGTATAGCAGATTTGGTGGTTTATGGATCCATTCATGAAGAACAGGCATTTCCATCTGTTTTGCTGCGGGCAATGTCCTTCAAAAAGCCAATAATTGCTCCCAACCTCACTGTTATTCAAAAATAT GTTGAAGATAGAAAACATGGGTTTCTCTTCCCACTTGGAAATGTTCGCATGATGACAGAAGTATTGACTATGGCAATATCAAGTGGAAAGTTATCTGTTTTAGCCCACAAGATTGCATTTGAGGGTAGCTTACATGCTAAGAATCTAATGGCTTCCAATTCTATTGAAGGCTATTCTGCGATACTTGAGAATATTCTACAGCTCCCATCTGAAACAGCAGTTCCACTCCCTGCTTCTGAAATTCCAGGTACAATAAGAGGAAAGTGGCAGTGGCAGTTAATGGAGGAAACATTAGAATCAGATGACAAATATTTGAAGCAAGATTTGAAAAAAACTAGTATAGTTTTCCAGGTTGAGGAGCTGCGGACAGAGAGTCCTCCCCAAGAAGATTTTTCTTTAAATGGTAGCATTATACAAGAAGAAACTTTCAGTTTGTCAGACTggaaggaagaaaaggaaaaagaaatggcAGAAGACAGAGAGAGGAGGGAGGAAGAAGAG TTGGAAGAAAGAAGAGACCGGATGAAGAGAACTTGGGAGGAAGTTTATCGCAGTGCCAAAAGGGCTGAAAGATCAAAAAGTGAGCTGCATGAAAGAGATGACGGTGAGCTGGAAAGAACTGGGCAACCATTATGCATATATGAACCTTATCATGGACAAGGTGCTTGGCCTTTTCTACATCATCGTGCACTTTACAGAGGAATAGGTTTG AGCACAAAAGGCCGACGGCCAGGGGCTGATGATGTTGATGCTCCAGCTCGACTTCCTCTTCTCAACGATGCATACTATCGGGATGCCCTCTGTGAATATGGTGCCCTTTTTGCCATTGCTAATAGAGTTGACCGGATTCACAAAAATTCTTGGATTGGCTTTCAGTCATGGAGAGCAGTTGGACAAAAG GTGTCCCTTTCTGTATCTGCAGAAAAGACATTGACGGAGGCTATTGAAAGAGGCAAGCATGGGGATGCTGTTTACTTCTGGGCAAGGATGGACAGAGATGCTAGAATTGCCAGTGGAGGGGCAGCTTTGCcatggcaggaaggtttttggcccTTTTGTGATGCCATAAATGCTGGAAACTGCAG GATTGTGTTCTCAGACACGTTAAAAAGGATGTATGGTCTCCCCAAAACTTGGATGGCAGTTCCACCCATGCCGTCTGATGGGGACTCTTGGTCCGTCTTACACAGTTGGGCAATGCCTACAAAATCATTTTTGGAGCTAGTAATGTTTGCAAG AATGTTTGTGGATGCTTTGGATACACAACATTACAATGAGCATCATGATAATGGGAAATGCTGCTTGAGCCTTTCAAAG GATCCTCACTGTTACTGTCGAATGCTGGAGTTGCTTATGAATGTATGGGCGTACCATAGTGCAAGAAGAATGATCTATGTGAATCCAGAAACGGGACAAATGGAGGAGCAGCACAAGTTGAAGAGTAGGAGAGGTCGGATGTGGGTTAAATGGTTTAATTTTAATCTTCTGAAAAGCATGGACGAAGATTTGGCAGAAGTTGATGATTCTGAGCATCCAACAAAGCGGTGGCTGTGGCCTTCAACTGGAGAAGTCTATTGGCAAGGGATATATGAGAGGGAAAGACACCGCCGTAACCGATTGAaaatggaaaagaagaagaagagcaagGATAAATTAGTACGCATGCGAAGTAGATATCGACAAAAATCGCTTGGGAAGTTTGTTAAGCCACCTCCAGAAGAACTTTCCAACAGTAATGAAACATATATCAAACTACCAACAGAAGAATTTTCGAACAGTACCAAGTTATATGTGAAACTACCATTAGACAAATTTTCCAACAGTACTGAAACGTAA
- the LOC131079678 gene encoding uncharacterized protein LOC131079678 isoform X2: protein MNMEGYPFKRLPHNGDSNGLSYFTNGNGKKTQYAFKGRTNSSKSGGSVIFESWRWKAAICIFMACFLAADFMLQGTITTLLRHYDTTDSEKKPNLADPTAVRFEPNLTEILDSGDRIKFVPFKLLGKFREKNGGTNSTPDMEQKKRFPIKAPRIALLYSLEDGPVRAVWEKIGTTTNILQSNLHQPFMVDWLNYDGVVVNSLEAKCVISSLMQDPFKMVPVVWIINENSLGMRLRRYTSSEHKKHISDWKSAFGRADVVVFPDYSMPMMYSILDCGNFFVIPGSPKETWEAEHFMAVHTRHEMQPKLGFTSDNFVIVVVGSPFSYPGVWKEHALVMQAIVPIIAEFNVDKVMNGSLRVAFVNNNLNSTYGVALQAIALQLGFPAGVVRYICSDDDVNSIMSIADLVVYGSIHEEQAFPSVLLRAMSFKKPIIAPNLTVIQKYVEDRKHGFLFPLGNVRMMTEVLTMAISSGKLSVLAHKIAFEGSLHAKNLMASNSIEGYSAILENILQLPSETAVPLPASEIPGTIRGKWQWQLMEETLESDDKYLKQDLKKTSIVFQVEELRTESPPQEDFSLNGSIIQEETFSLSDWKEEKEKEMAEDRERREEEELEERRDRMKRTWEEVYRSAKRAERSKSELHERDDGELERTGQPLCIYEPYHGQGAWPFLHHRALYRGIGLSTKGRRPGADDVDAPARLPLLNDAYYRDALCEYGALFAIANRVDRIHKNSWIGFQSWRAVGQKVSLSVSAEKTLTEAIERGKHGDAVYFWARMDRDARIASGGAALPWQEGFWPFCDAINAGNCRIVFSDTLKRMYGLPKTWMAVPPMPSDGDSWSVLHSWAMPTKSFLELVMFARMFVDALDTQHYNEHHDNGKCCLSLSKDPHCYCRMLELLMNVWAYHSARRMIYVNPETGQMEEQHKLKSRRGRMWVKWFNFNLLKSMDEDLAEVDDSEHPTKRWLWPSTGEVYWQGIYERERHRRNRLKMEKKKKSKDKLVRMRSRYRQKSLGKFVKPPPEELSNSNETYIKLPTEEFSNSTKLYVKLPLDKFSNSTET from the exons ATGAATATGGAAGGTTATCCATTCAAACGATTGCCACACAATGGCGATTCAAATGGCTTGAGCTACTTCACCAATGGCAACGGAAAAAAAACACAATATGCCTTCAAAGGCCGCACAAATTCAAGCAAGAGTGGCGGGTCTGTCATATTCGAATCTTGGCGATGGAAAGCCGCGATCTGCATATTTATGGCATGTTTTTTGGCGGCAGATTTCATGCTTCAGGGCACCATAACTACGTTGCTGAGACATTATGACACTACTGATTCGGAAAAAAAGCCAAATTTGGCAGATCCAACAGCAGTCAGATTTGAGCCAAATTTGACGGAGATTTTAGATTCTGGGGACAGAATAAAATTTGTGCCTTTTAAACTCCTTGGCAAGTTCAGGGAAAAAAATGGAGGGACGAATTCTACTCCAGACATGGAGCAGAAAAAGCGGTTTCCTATCAAAGCGCCTAGAATTGCACTG TTGTATTCTCTTGAAGATGGACCTGTTCGTGCTGTTTGGGAGAAGATAGGAACTACCACCAATATACTGCAAAGTAATCTACATCAACCATTCATGGTCGATTGGTTAAA TTATGATGGTGTGGTGGTCAACTCTCTTGAAGCAAAATGTGTCATTTCTAG CCTCATGCAGGATCCTTTTAAAATGGTACCTGTGGTATGGATTATTAATGAGAATTCCTTAGGAATGCGCCTAAGGCGTTATACTTCAAGTGAACATAAAAAACACATCAGTGACTGGAAGTCTGCATTTGGTCGAGCTGATGTGGTTGTCTTTCCAGACTATTCTATGCCG ATGATGTATTCCATACTTGACTGTGGGAACTTCTTTGTTATTCCTGGTTCGCCAAAGGAAACATGGGAGGCAGAACATTTTATGGCTGTACATACAAGACATGAAATGCAACCCAAATTAGGCTTCACATCAGACAACTTTGTAATTGTAGTTGTTGGAAGTCCGTTTTCTTACCCAGGTGTATGGAAGGAGCATGCACTGGTAATGCAGGCAATTGTGCCCATAATTGCAGAATTTAATGTGGACAAAGTTATGAACGGTTCATTAAGGGTTGCCTTTGTTAATAACAATTTAAACAGCACCTATGGCGTGGCTTTGCAG GCAATTGCACTTCAGTTGGGATTTCCAGCTGGGGTTGTGCGATATATTTGTAGTGATGACGATGTCAACAGCATAATGAGTATAGCAGATTTGGTGGTTTATGGATCCATTCATGAAGAACAGGCATTTCCATCTGTTTTGCTGCGGGCAATGTCCTTCAAAAAGCCAATAATTGCTCCCAACCTCACTGTTATTCAAAAATAT GTTGAAGATAGAAAACATGGGTTTCTCTTCCCACTTGGAAATGTTCGCATGATGACAGAAGTATTGACTATGGCAATATCAAGTGGAAAGTTATCTGTTTTAGCCCACAAGATTGCATTTGAGGGTAGCTTACATGCTAAGAATCTAATGGCTTCCAATTCTATTGAAGGCTATTCTGCGATACTTGAGAATATTCTACAGCTCCCATCTGAAACAGCAGTTCCACTCCCTGCTTCTGAAATTCCAGGTACAATAAGAGGAAAGTGGCAGTGGCAGTTAATGGAGGAAACATTAGAATCAGATGACAAATATTTGAAGCAAGATTTGAAAAAAACTAGTATAGTTTTCCAGGTTGAGGAGCTGCGGACAGAGAGTCCTCCCCAAGAAGATTTTTCTTTAAATGGTAGCATTATACAAGAAGAAACTTTCAGTTTGTCAGACTggaaggaagaaaaggaaaaagaaatggcAGAAGACAGAGAGAGGAGGGAGGAAGAAGAG TTGGAAGAAAGAAGAGACCGGATGAAGAGAACTTGGGAGGAAGTTTATCGCAGTGCCAAAAGGGCTGAAAGATCAAAAAGTGAGCTGCATGAAAGAGATGACGGTGAGCTGGAAAGAACTGGGCAACCATTATGCATATATGAACCTTATCATGGACAAGGTGCTTGGCCTTTTCTACATCATCGTGCACTTTACAGAGGAATAGGTTTG AGCACAAAAGGCCGACGGCCAGGGGCTGATGATGTTGATGCTCCAGCTCGACTTCCTCTTCTCAACGATGCATACTATCGGGATGCCCTCTGTGAATATGGTGCCCTTTTTGCCATTGCTAATAGAGTTGACCGGATTCACAAAAATTCTTGGATTGGCTTTCAGTCATGGAGAGCAGTTGGACAAAAG GTGTCCCTTTCTGTATCTGCAGAAAAGACATTGACGGAGGCTATTGAAAGAGGCAAGCATGGGGATGCTGTTTACTTCTGGGCAAGGATGGACAGAGATGCTAGAATTGCCAGTGGAGGGGCAGCTTTGCcatggcaggaaggtttttggcccTTTTGTGATGCCATAAATGCTGGAAACTGCAG GATTGTGTTCTCAGACACGTTAAAAAGGATGTATGGTCTCCCCAAAACTTGGATGGCAGTTCCACCCATGCCGTCTGATGGGGACTCTTGGTCCGTCTTACACAGTTGGGCAATGCCTACAAAATCATTTTTGGAGCTAGTAATGTTTGCAAG AATGTTTGTGGATGCTTTGGATACACAACATTACAATGAGCATCATGATAATGGGAAATGCTGCTTGAGCCTTTCAAAG GATCCTCACTGTTACTGTCGAATGCTGGAGTTGCTTATGAATGTATGGGCGTACCATAGTGCAAGAAGAATGATCTATGTGAATCCAGAAACGGGACAAATGGAGGAGCAGCACAAGTTGAAGAGTAGGAGAGGTCGGATGTGGGTTAAATGGTTTAATTTTAATCTTCTGAAAAGCATGGACGAAGATTTGGCAGAAGTTGATGATTCTGAGCATCCAACAAAGCGGTGGCTGTGGCCTTCAACTGGAGAAGTCTATTGGCAAGGGATATATGAGAGGGAAAGACACCGCCGTAACCGATTGAaaatggaaaagaagaagaagagcaagGATAAATTAGTACGCATGCGAAGTAGATATCGACAAAAATCGCTTGGGAAGTTTGTTAAGCCACCTCCAGAAGAACTTTCCAACAGTAATGAAACATATATCAAACTACCAACAGAAGAATTTTCGAACAGTACCAAGTTATATGTGAAACTACCATTAGACAAATTTTCCAACAGTACTGAAACGTAA